GCCCTCGCGCGACCTGCTTGCCGCAAGATCGCTGTCAACGGTGggaacgaacgaacgaacgaacgaacaAACATGAAGCCCGTACGAGCACTGCGACGGGACGAGGGGGAAAGTGACAACGGGTGTCCTTTTCACAGTTTTTAGGGAGCGCATTAGCAAATTCCCGGTTCAAGTTCTGATCGTTaaagttgttattattgttttggtaAACGACGAGTTTCAATATGCCGCACGTCTTTGGTAAAAGACGTTTTGGAAAGCTGATCCTGCATTGTTGGTGCGGTCTGAGCAGCTTCTCAATTTGTTCGCGGACAAGCACGAGTGATGACGCGCAAATTTGTGCGTCCGCACGGTTGCTGAACGAGGCCCGGTGACAAGGGGTTCCTTAAAAAAGTCACGCACTGGAAATACTTTCCAGATATTCACACCGTTTCCCTTTTGCATTCAATGGGTTTTCTTCGTTTTTAGATATAAATTAGCAGAAATGATGGGGTGTTGCGTGTccaattttgaggggaaaaattgACTTCATCCATTATGCATTAAGtttgtaacatagcaaaatgtggaaaaatctGAATGATTTTCCAAACTATTCACAACGCTTCACTTTTGACCGAAATgtgatttcttcatttttgtatttttaattcatttgcaAAAAATCCATTatggaataaatgaatgaatgtggaaaaaaacgcTGCCCATTCCAAATTGCATGAAAATCGCacaacccccccaaaataatgtCAAATCAAGTTTTCTCTATAAATAATACCAAAGTGTTCCTCGTGCCAAACTGGCCAAAGATGGAGAAGAGCAAATTGCACACGCTGCTCTGACTTCACTTGAGCTTTAGTTTCAGCAGCCGACAGGAAGCGACTtcctgggttagggttaaaaAAAGCCGCCAACCGAGCGCTAGCGGTCTCGCGCGAAAGCTTTTTACCAGAGCGGAGCGGTCGCACAGAGGTGACCCGCGCGGGCACCAGGTTGGCATTGGCCATCTTCAGCAGCCCCTCGCAAACCAACTTGTTTCCGCCTTCCACCGCCCAAAGGTTGGAATGGGCGCTCGCCAAAGACACCGCGcctgcaaacacaacacaaaaaaagatctcCGGTCGACGCTTTCCATGTGACGCCATCTCTTCCGACCGGGCGTATGCGTGCGCTACACGTGTGACACGCGCACGTCGCCGTAGACGTCACGTCATTTATTCGAGGTCCGTCGTCTATTCAACACAGGActtgggattgtttttacacCTTTGGTAAAACAACCGTTAAAAGCGAGATCTCCGGGGCATACCGGCGCCGGTCGCCGTAGTGACGACGCGCCTAAAGAAACCGAAAGAGATCCCATTGGGATTCGGCCCGTTGAGTCCGATTGAGGCGTTTATACGGAGCCTTTTTCATTccgtttgggcttctaaaccgattccACTCAGAATACAAGGCGCCATGTTAACCAGGATCTCAAAACCATTACATAGCGAGCGGGGAGTATTccggagcggctccaactaccgcagacaaattccttgtgcgtttttGGGACccatttggcaaataaagattgaattgaattgaattgaatcagGCCTAGAGTCCAATCAATGAACATCTCTTGACAGTGATTCGGGAGTATTGGATTTATGGTTTCATCCCTGGTGTCGACTATTTTATAAAACTGCGTAGGACTCCCCAATGACTGCAAAAGAATTTCTCGTGGACTCTTTCGGAACTCCGGTATCGAGGTCCGCGGTCTAAAAAGCCCACTCTAGCTTCTGGGGTTGACAAATTCTCCATTGAatacaacaaaaagacaaactgtGATGCACGAAGGGATCTGACCCACGAAAGCGGGTATGCTGACGTTCTGGCCGTAGTCGAGCCTGATGACGGGCGCCACGACCTCGTCGATGAAGCGCTGTGACACGCCCAGCTCCAGCAGCGAATCGGAGAGCGGCCTGCGCGTCATGTTCAGGAAGCCGCTCCCGCCCAGCGAGTCCAGGAGATCCTCCGCCGAGCTGAAGGCGTAACCGTGGGCCTGGTACTTGTAGATCCTACGCACGATATTCATACATGCGCTGTAGTCTGCGGATACGGCTCAATTTCGGATCATTTGCTCAACAATGGTAAGGACGCTTGTAAAAAGTACAAAGTGAAAAGTGACAAAAGGAATGTTGCCACTACCTTGGtttcccatgctgaaacagccacgcttCAAGTCCTATCCTTTTTCCAAAAGTGACTGATTGCGATTTTTAGGCAAATGGTGGCGACCCGCTGAAATGCACTTCTTTTTGTCACCCAAAAGTCACTACGCTGTGGAACGTTTGGTCTGCGCATACAAGTGCATCAATGACCCCGACGACTTTCAACCCATCGCACTCGTAATAAAGGTAAAGACACGCAACGCTTACGGCACTTTCCAAAATTCATACGCATTCGTTCATATTTCAGAAATGTCTTTTGCGCTCCGCAATTgggtgaatgcaaaatggcggCCTCATCACAGATCAACAACATCATCACGCTGAAGACAGcgcaaattaaaaatacatttacaattaaaaaaagccCATTTGTGTTCGTGCTCACAGAAAAGGAAAACTAAGCAATAAGGAAAAAATGCGAGCCATCCGAAAACGTCATGAGCATCTTCACAAAACACACATAACggcaaagacattttggcatcaaGTTtccagaaaaatgttttttgtcagaatatttgttttccttcgAAACAACAAAAACCTTTCTGACGGATAAGatcgatccccccccccccaccctttttgttctttgtcttACGATGGCTATTTATGAATTTCAGgttttaaagaaagaaagaaagaaaaggccAGAAGGGAGTGAATTGCTTCTCCAAAGGCAATTGACGTCCGAAGCGTCCACGATGGAGCGATGTGAAAATGACGCACCTACCTGACGAACTTCTCCATGATCTCCTCCACCCACATCTGCAGGCGGATGAAGCTGATGCCGTAGCGCCACCACAGGCGGAAAAGGTCCAGCAGGTACCAGTCCGTCTCCCCCAGGATCACCTCGGCGCCGTCGAACACCGCCGTCTTGCCCGCCACGCCGCGGCGGTACTTCAAGCCTGCGCGTCGTCACCTGCGTGAGCGTCaacgtgtgcgcgtgcgcgtgcagCTGGCGCGTGTACGCGGGATAGCTCACCCAGCTGCTTGACAAAGTCCCGCATGTGCAGGTTGAGCGAGTGAACGACGGCTCCGCCCGACTCGTACCGGTCGCGGTTGACGGTGACGGTGGCCAAGCGGCCGCCCACCTCGCCCTTCTCGTACACGTCCAGCTGCACGTCGGCCCCGAAGTGCTGGCGCAGGAAGTGGGCCGCGGCGCTGCCCCCGATGCCGGCGCCCACCACCGCTGGAACAACAGTTGCCACCGTCAGGCGCACTTTCGCCTTTTGCTTGATTTGACTCGCGCTACGGAAGGAACCGAGAGGCGGACGCCTACAGCGTCCAGCTTGAAGCTGGAAGGGGTTCGACTGGTCAGGAAATGACGAGCAGAAAAGGTTCTGTACATGTCCTGAATCAGCCGAACAGGTCCGAGTTGGATGCGGGAGGAGGCGACCAATGTCAGCCAAAgggaaacattttcaaatcgGAATGCTCTGAATCGGGTTCGACAAATGTGCAAGAATGATTGAATACATTGTGAAATGTGGCAGTAGGACTTCCGTTGGGAACTTCCCCCCCATCCTTAGGTGTTCAGGATCCACCCAATCAAAGTGCCCCAAATGTTGTGTTCTTGCCTATTTTGGAGGGCGGAGTTCCATCCACATGAGCGGACGCGGACGCGGAGGCCGAGGAGAGGGCCAGCAGGGCGGCCAGCAGCGGCTGGAAGCCGCCGCAGACATCGCCGCCAGCGGACCCGGGGAGACGCCGCATGCTGTCCGCTTGCCGGCCGAGGAGGAGTCGCGCAGAACGGACGGAACGTCTCCCGCGTTGAccctcggctcggctcggctcggctaACGCTTAGCAGCTAGCTGGCTCACCCAAACTGCAGACAAAAAAGAACATCGAGCGATTGATCGAGTCTGGCGGCGCAATATCACGTGACATGGACGCACGTCAACTATGACGTCAGTTTTGTTGACGTCGCTGGACACGTCTCGCGTTTGGAGCACTAGATGATATTTACTCCACTTATtatagatttgtattttttatacacGATATATGATT
The DNA window shown above is from Phyllopteryx taeniolatus isolate TA_2022b chromosome 17, UOR_Ptae_1.2, whole genome shotgun sequence and carries:
- the LOC133466830 gene encoding uncharacterized protein LOC133466830 isoform X3, translated to MRRLPGSAGGDVCGGFQPLLAALLALSSASASASAHVDGTPPSKIAVVGAGIGGSAAAHFLRQHFGADVQLDVYEKGEVGGRLATVTVNRDRYESGGAVVHSLNLHMRDFVKQLGLKYRRGVAGKTAVFDGAEVILGETDWYLLDLFRLWWRYGISFIRLQMWVEEIMEKFVRRGVFGERPFQPLGGGRRKQVGLRGAAEDGQCQPGARAGHLCATAPLCRRRASVPAERGRRGGGAGVRRGGAGGAAAGRLGRLLPRLRAACGAGGGRRPRHGGHRGARLPQHLAVRLPGPAPLPVRRRADHRRAGAVLQQRGRHLSRQRVAGLPPQTGARGRRLQSLLARSADQGAAEDALQVVLLGAGDGAAGVPSLRRRGAAPGGAAAAPLLPERRGAGGRCRGDERRGRQERRPARLPPLERAHPPSGPQGPHAQDQD
- the LOC133466830 gene encoding prenylcysteine oxidase-like isoform X2; translated protein: MRRLPGSAGGDVCGGFQPLLAALLALSSASASASAHVDGTPPSKIAVVGAGIGGSAAAHFLRQHFGADVQLDVYEKGEVGGRLATVTVNRDRYESGGAVVHSLNLHMRDFVKQLGLKYRRGVAGKTAVFDGAEVILGETDWYLLDLFRLWWRYGISFIRLQMWVEEIMEKFVRIYKYQAHGYAFSSAEDLLDSLGGSGFLNMTRRPLSDSLLELGVSQRFIDEVVAPVIRLDYGQNVSIPAFVGAVSLASAHSNLWAVEGGNKLVCEGLLKMANANLVPARVTSVRPLRSGGALQYQLSVAGEAAGPAYDAVVLAAPLRAGSGVSFRGFAPPVEPAEDDDRGTVATVVHGYLNTSLFGFPDPRLFPYAGVLTTDAPALFFNSVAAIYPVNVSLGFRRKRAHEAAVYKVFSPEVLTREQLKTLFRSYYSAQATEQRAYPRYGDAAPPPVELRPHLYYLNGVERAGGAVEMSAVAAKNVALLAYHRWNGRTLQVDRKDLMHKIKTEL
- the LOC133466830 gene encoding prenylcysteine oxidase-like isoform X1, translated to MRRLPGSAGGDVCGGFQPLLAALLALSSASASASAHVDGTPPSKIAVVGAGIGGSAAAHFLRQHFGADVQLDVYEKGEVGGRLATVTVNRDRYESGGAVVHSLNLHMRDFVKQLGLKYRRGVAGKTAVFDGAEVILGETDWYLLDLFRLWWRYGISFIRLQMWVEEIMEKFVRIYKYQAHGYAFSSAEDLLDSLGGSGFLNMTRRPLSDSLLELGVSQRFIDEVVAPVIRLDYGQNVSIPAFVGAVSLASAHSNLWAVEGGNKLVCEGLLKMANANLVPARVTSVRPLRSAGGALQYQLSVAGEAAGPAYDAVVLAAPLRAGSGVSFRGFAPPVEPAEDDDRGTVATVVHGYLNTSLFGFPDPRLFPYAGVLTTDAPALFFNSVAAIYPVNVSLGFRRKRAHEAAVYKVFSPEVLTREQLKTLFRSYYSAQATEQRAYPRYGDAAPPPVELRPHLYYLNGVERAGGAVEMSAVAAKNVALLAYHRWNGRTLQVDRKDLMHKIKTEL
- the LOC133466830 gene encoding translation initiation factor IF-2 isoform X4 — protein: MRRLPGSAGGDVCGGFQPLLAALLALSSASASASAHVDGTPPSKIAVVGAGIGGSAAAHFLRQHFGADVQLDVYEKGEVGGRLATVTVNRDRYESGGAVVHSLNLHMRDFVKQLGLKYRRGVAGKTAVFDGAEVILGETDWYLLDLFRLWWRYGISFIRLQMWVEEIMEKFVRRGVFGERPFQPLGGGRRKQVGLRGAAEDGQCQPGARAGHLCATAPLWRRASVPAERGRRGGGAGVRRGGAGGAAAGRLGRLLPRLRAACGAGGGRRPRHGGHRGARLPQHLAVRLPGPAPLPVRRRADHRRAGAVLQQRGRHLSRQRVAGLPPQTGARGRRLQSLLARSADQGAAEDALQVVLLGAGDGAAGVPSLRRRGAAPGGAAAAPLLPERRGAGGRCRGDERRGRQERRPARLPPLERAHPPSGPQGPHAQDQD